The segment TCCATAAGAGTCTTTTGTCGTGATACAAAGTCTCGTCGCGTAGGTACGGTGCAGGTGGATAACGCCCGCGTTAACCGAGACGCGGGATAAAGGTATGTAGTGAGTGGAGCGGATGATAAAATTGGCGTTAGCCAATCATCCGCGGAACGATCTTCGCACAGCGGAAAACGCGGCTTCGGTTCAACGCTTTGTTATCCCGCGTCCTGCGTCAGTCTGGCGTCAGGGACAACCGGATTCCATAAACCTTGCGATTTGGGTCAGTCATTTCGAGACCATTGTTTTCGTGGTCGTTGTTAGCAGACATGCAAGTTATATCGTACGAAGGCGAGACTTGCCATGTAAGAAAGTCGACCATGTTCATTCCGCTTGTACGGAAATTGCTCAGTTTGGATTCATCCAATTTGAGTTTGCGGAACACGTCGGCGCGGGGGTGTGACTCTCCAGCAGGAACGACGTCAAGTATTGGATTGTTCGAATCGATTTCGCCATGGAGTGCTTTGATGTCGTGTTGCGTCAAAGATTCGACAAAAGCATCAGAGTGCAGGTTTGCATCAGATGTTTGCATTGGTGCTTGATTGCTCGTTACGGATTCTTCATGTGTCGTTGAGGTAGCAGAATCGCTAGTGGGTTTTGAGCTTTGTTGCGTGCACCCGAGGCAAAGCAATGCCATTAAAATGATTGTGAGTTTGCTCATGACTAAAGCTGGATAACGTCCGCGTTAACCGAGACGCGGGTGAAAGGTATGTAGTGAGTGGAGCGGATGGTAAAATGCGAGGCACGAGCAACCATCCGCGGAATGATGTTGGCTCAGCGTAAAACGCGGCTTCGGTTCAACGCTTTGTTATCCGGCGAATAGCGTTCCGAGCTCGGTTTCGATCGAGGACGCATTGCCAGTGAGTTTGCATTATTGCTCGCCATCGAAGGAAATGCAAACACAGCATTTGCTCGTCGGCGCGACGATCATTGAATCGTTTTGAGCGTTCAGTTTCTCAGACGGTGAAACGGCAAAATGCACATCGTAGCGCGTTGCCGCATGTCGACGCAACGATCGTTGAACTGGTTTGAGTTGCCAATCCGTTTTGTCCAAGCCAAACAGAATGCACGTCGGCGCGCGTTCGAGTTTGACGAACTACCAAAACGCTTTCGATCGAGTGCGACTTCGAACGTGTAAGGTCTACACTCAAGCCGCCATCTGCGAAACCAATTCGATAAAGCTTCCGCAGGATAACGCCCGCGTTAACCGAGGCGTCGAAAAGGTTTGAGTTCGTGAAAACAGGAGTCGGATACAATGGGAGCTTGCGACCATCCGGCGACTGGCCAACCCTAGCGAAATGGACGCTTCGGTTCAACGCTTTGTTATCCAGCAGTCGAGTGAATTGCTTTCCATTCTTCATGCGTTAACCGGTATTTGGTCAATCGATGTCGACCGAATGTCCGCAGCCAATTGTTGAGCCTCTCGCGAAGTGTGGGGGATTCCGCGACAAACCCCAGTTTATCAAGAACGCGTCTGCAACGCGAATTCGATTCAAAGCACATCGCGACGAATTGAACAGGTTTTTCGCACTCAAATTTTTGATTCAGAAAGATTCGAACAGCGTAAGGCGCAATACCCTTACCCCATTCTTCCGGAACAATGTTCCATCCGAGTGATATCGTGACGCCGTCAGGAGTAGACTGATTTAACGTTTCGCTAATGTGCCCGCCAAACTCACCATCGATCAGAACTGTCCAACATCTAAAAGCAGGTTCTGACTGATCTGCAAACGCCAGTGAAACCTCGACGTAAAGTTCGGGATACTCTCGCCACGAAGGTTGGTATTGCATGTCCCGCAATCTGGTGTCGGACCGCAGTTGGTAGATTAAGCCAGCCTCTTCCTGTTGAGATGGCCGAATCGAGATGTTCATTGCATGCAAACTCAAGCTGGATAACAAGTGTTATACAGAAGTTCTTCTGCATAATCTTTGAAGAAACGTTAACAAACTTCTGCATAACGCGGAAGCACGAACCACTTTGTATCGGTTTTTTCTGAGCGAGTCAAATTCAGCTCCACGTTATACAGAAGCCTTGGCTCCGCGTTATCCAACCCGATGGATAACGCCGATACTTGCCCAGTTTAAACTGCCCAAATGACCGCAGGTTTCGTCAGCAGGAATCCTGTCCAGTGACTTGAAACCGGTTACGGGCAGGTTTGGTCTGCACTTCATTGGACGGGCTCCAGGGATTCAAGTCTGTAACCGGTGAATGATCCTGTGGACCGGTTTGAGATCGCAGTACGACTTCCAATGTCGCAGAGCGGGCAAGTTTCCTGATCGTTCGATTCGGGGTTGTCTGGTGCGAAGCAAAGTTGTCGTATGACAAACGAACTTTGCGCCACCACGAAGCTTTATCTTTCTGGCATAGAGTCCCTGTGTACTGTAACCGCGCGGCTTCGCGCTATGACAAAGCCAAATTAACTCACGACGAAACGGCTCCGTCGTGAGTTTTAAATGCTCGATCAAGTACATAGCCGTTTAAACAAATGACGAAGCGGCTAAAACATTCGTCGAAGCGGTTATAACAAATGACGAAGCGCCTTCATCCAATGACGAAGCGGCTTGATCGTAGCGGTTCAAACCCTTTTTCGGCAACTTCTAACATCGAATCTGGCACAACCGGACGATCGAAGAATGTTTGCCCTCGTGACGCCGCAACAAACATCACGCTGCTTCAAGTCTGATGTGGCTAACGTCGAAATCGCTTTTCGAAGGCGGACACTTTGTTGCCTTTGCGATTGCTCTTATGCCGCAACATTGCGGTTTCGTGCCAGAACGCCAGTTGGGCGAGGTTGGGGTAGCGGTCGCTGCGTACAATCCTTCAACTAACGAAAGAATTGGGATGAACCGAAGCTATCTTCCAACGACCCTTCACGGGTTCAATGACTTCTGCCGTGATTTCTCCAACGAGATCAGCAAAGATCCAACCGAGTACGGCTTGACCGCAGACGATGCAGCGGAATACGCGGCGCTGCAAACCGCGTTTGAAACTTCTTTTGATGCTTCTGTCAGTCCGATGACGCGGACGCCCTACATCGTTGCGACCGTGCGTGATCTGCGCAGTGAGTTGACGACGTTGACGCGGCGGTTGGTAGATTTGTGTCAGGCCGCAGCGAACATGACGGATGCCAAGCGGAGAGCGCTGGGGATCACGGTTCGCAAAAGCCCGACTCAGCATCCAGTTCCGCAGTCGTGGCCGATAATCGAAGTTCGTTCACAGCGATTGAACACGGTAAAGTTTCAACTGCGTGATGTGGTACAGCGCGGCGGTCGCACTCGCAAACCTGCCGGCGTGAGCGGCGCGATTGTCTACACGTTTCTTGGTGATCACCCGCCGACTGAGCTGAGCGACTGGGCGTTGTGGGGCACGTCCAGCAAAACGACTTGCGAGGTCGCGATGCCGCAGTCGACTCCGTTTGGCGCGGTGCTATGGGTGGCTGCTGCGTGGCTGAATACTCGTCTGGAAAGCGGCCCCGTGGGCGATCCCATTTCGACTCGACTGGGCGGCGGTTTGGTGCAGACCAGCGATGGGGAATCGGAGACGGTCGAGACGGTGTGAGCTGAGTTTGGATAGCGGGATGTGTTTCGGGTCGCAGTGCGTTTGACGCATTGCGGCTTTTTTGTTGTGGGAGGAGTTGCCCGCGAATGACGCGAATGGAATCGGGACGCTGAAAAGGTCTTGGCGTGCTCCCCAAAGGTTGTTCCATGTGATATGAGAGTCTACAGAGCCTAATTGGCAAGGAGACTTTTATGACGAAGAAGAGACGAAAACGGCATACTCCGGAGCAGATCGTGAGGAAGCTTCGGGATGCCGATGCGATGCTTAACAGCGGCAAGGAACTTGCTGCTGTTTTGCAGGCCCTTGAGATTAGCGAGGCGACTTATCAACGCTGGCGGAACCAGTACGGCGGCATGAAGGCCAGTGAGGCGAAGCGGCTGAAGGAACTTGAGGACGAAAACCGCAAGCTGAAAGAGATCGTTGCTGACCAACAGCTTGACATCAAGATGCTCAAACATCTTCAAGAGGGAAACTGGTAAGCCCTGAGCGGAGACGCGCCGCGGTGAACGAATTGCAAAGTACGTTCGCCGTTTCTCAGCGCAGGGCCTGTCGAGCGGTCGACCAACCGCGGCAAACGCAACGCTACCAAGCGAAAGTTCGCGACGACGAACCAGCCTTGGTGGAAGACATCCTGAAACTCGTAGGTGAGTACCCTCGCTACGGATACCGTTTGATCTGTGGCAAGCTTCGTCAGCTTGGCTGGACGATCAATCCGAAACGAGTGTATCGAATCTGGAAACAGGAAGGACTGAAAGTACCCGTGAAAAAGCGAAAGAAACGCCGCCTCGGCAACAAAAACAATTCGGCCCAACGGCATGCAGCGGAACACATCAATCACGTCTGGAGCTGGGATTTCATCTTCGACCGCACCGCTTCGGGTAAGCAACTCAAATGGCTGGTGATTATCGACGAGTTCACCCGCGAGAATCTCTGCCTAAAAGTTGGCTACGGATTCAAAAGCGAAGATGTGATTGAATGCCTTGTCGCGATCTCTGCTGAGCGTGGACTTCCGAAGTTCATTCGCAGCGACAATGGCCCTGAGTTCATCGCCGAGCCGCTACGAGAATGGTTGACCAAACTCGATGTTGGAACACTTTACATTGAACCCGGCAGTCCATGGCAGAACGCTTTCACTGAGAGCTTTAACAGTCGTCTCCGCGATGAGTTTCTGTCGCTGGAAGTCTTCGACAATCTCACTGCAGCCAAGCGACTGACAGCCCAATGGAGATCCAGTTACAACGATCATCGCCCACACAGTTCCCTTGGCTACATGACCCCATCGCAATTCGCCCGGCAGTGTTCTGCCTCAGTCGCTAGCGCTCCTTCGACAGAACACTGCCGGAAGGATCAAGAAATCAACGCAGAATTTAACCAACCCGTACTCTCATAACTGCTGGTACAGAAAATGGGGGCAGTTCAGTCTCAAGGACGCTGACAAGGTCTCAAGTACCGATAACTGATCCGACGCCGCAAAACGCGATTCGAAATCAACTGAAACGCCAGTGAACTATTTTCCCGCATGTGGAATGTAGCCATGATCTGAGGGTCCGTTGATGAAGCCTTCGAAGTCGAGGCTCTGCCCATCTGCAGCATGTTTTTGATGCCCAACCACTGGCGTTTCGTCGTGCAGCCTAACGTTGACAATCAGGTCAGCGAGTTCTTTCGGCGACTTAAGGTCACTCACACAATGCGCTGGCACTCGCACTGCCAAACCAGCGGCACCGGACATCTCTATCAGGGACGATTCAAGTCCTTCCCGGTTCAGGACGACCGGCATCTGTTGCGGGTGATGCGCTACGTGGAACGCAATGCTTTGCGAGCTAACCTCGTGGAATTGGCAGAAGAATGGAAGTGCAAGATGCTGGAGGTGCTTGGCTCGAGAATCAGGAAACATTTGTGACCAATTCATTGGCAATTGGCTACCAGCACAACCAAACTTCGACTAGGACAAGCCGTAGCTGATATCGAGTTCAAAGAAGACTGTCCTTTGGCGAGCGAGCACGAAATCTGCTTTATGAACATTGCTTCATACTTGCTCGCATCGCCTGCCGGCCCACACGCAAACCGGCGGTGACGTTAAACTGCTGCTATCACGACACAGACTCAGGCTGTTTGAAACCTGATATTGTGTAACGATATTGGAAGCCATTGACTTCATCTGCAAAGGAATGCCGCATGCACCACAAGATTTTCGTGCTGGACACCAATGTTATTCTTCACGATGCAAGATGCATCGATCACTTCGATGAACATGACGTGGTGATTCCGATCACCGTGCTTGAAGAAATCGACAAATTCAAACGCGGCAACGAAGACATTCACTTTCAGGCCCGGCGATTCATGCGGCACCTCGACGAGCTGACCGACTCGGTGCTGGATGTGGAAGGCGTGCCTCGCGGCGAAGGGTTGGGAAATCTTCGAATCGTTTTGACGCCGCACATCGACAGTCATATTGAGTCCGCGTTTATTAGCGACGTTCCTGACCATCGAATTCTCAACACGGCTTACCTCTTGCAGCAGGAACATCCGCAGCAAAAAGTTGTGTTGGTTTCCAAAGACATCAATTTGCGGATGAAGGCCAAGTCGGTCGGTCTGGTCGCTGAAGATTATGAAGCGGACAAGATTCGCGACTTCGAAGGATTGTATACCGGCAAACGTCTGATCGAAGGAATCACGACCGAAGAAATTGAGCCGTTCTTTGACGGCATCGGTCTGGTCGAAAAAGATTTGGTCAAAAGCGTCGAGGCTCCGATAGCGAATGAGAATTTCATTTTGCGAAACGGTTCCAAGTCGGCGTTGGCGACTTATCTTTCAGATGAACGCAGCTACCGGCGAGTCAACAAAGTTTCGGCTTACGGAATCCAGCCTCGCAACGCGGAACAGACTTTCGCGCTAAGAGCGTTGCTTGATCCGAACCTGAATCTCGTGACCGTGACGGGCAAAGCTGGAACGGGCAAGACGCTGTTGGCTCTTGCGGCGGCTCTCGAAACAAAACCGAAGTATCGACAGATCATGCTGGCCCGTCCGATCGTGCCGTTATCGAATCAGGATTTGGGTTTCCTGCCTGGCGACATTCAAGCCAAGCTTGATCCATACATGCAACCGCTGTTTGACAACCTGAATGTGATTCGCCACCAGTTTGGTCGCAACGAACAGAACGCGACACGGATTGAAGAGATGCTGGAGGAAGAGCAACTGGTGATCACGCCGCTGTCTTACATTCGCGGACGAAGTTTGCAGAAAATGTTCTTCATCATCGACGAAGCCCAGAACCTGACGCCGCATGAAGTAAAGACGATCATTACGCGAGCAGGCGAAGGGACGAAGATTGTGTTGACGGGTGATCTGAACCAAATCGACCAGCCGTATCTCGATTCGATGTCCAATGGCCTGAGTCATCTGATCAATCGAATGACCGGGCAATCGATTTATGCTCACGTGACACTGGAAAAAGGCGAGCGATCTCCGCTGGCGGATTTGGCCAGCGAGTTGTTGTAGCGGTCCGCAGTTCGGCACCGCGGAGCAGGTATCTGCGGTGCCCTCAGAATCCTGTCACAGCTTCATGACTTTCCGCTGCGTTTCGATCTCTTCCAGCGAATACAGTTTGCCGACGCCGCTGCCTTTACAACCCTCACAGGTCTCCGCCCACGTTTCCTCGGACTTGAGATTGCTATCCCAGAACGGCCACGTCTTGCACTGTCTTGGTCGAGCACCGTAAACGTTACAATTGCGGTTCGCACCGTCGAAGAAAACGCAGTCACCGTTTGGAAACTCTTTCAGGCTTTTGCGAATCCCGATCTTGCGAACGAAGTATTCCTCGAACTCTTCGACTTCCATTTCGGTCGCCTTGGCAAGCGCCTCGATTTCTTCCTTGTTGACCCATACGAATCCCGGAGCACCGGTGCAGCAGTCGCCGCAGCCAGAACATTTGAATTTCAAGCCATCTTTGTACCAGAGTTCTTCAGTTGGTTTCTTGGCCACGTCTTTTCCGTAATTTTGAGTTTGGTGTGCTTCGATTATCGACTCGTTGGCGTTTTTGGGTAGGGCCAATGTCAAGATACAACGTTTAACGATTGCGTAACGGTCGGGAAAACTCGTCGCATGATTCCCATTTTTCCAAACCGGTTATCGAAATCGATTGGTACCGAAATCCTGGTACGATCGGTCATGACCTTCCGATGGATCAGATGAGTCGTTTCCTGTTCTGTCGTAGACTGTCAAAAGCAAAGTATTTCGATGAAGAAAATTTCGATCACGTTTCTGCTACTTGTCGCGTTTCCAATCCAATTGTTCGCTCAGGACAACCAACCCTCAGCAACAAAGACTGAAGGAGTAAACAATTACTTCATCATCGGTCCAATGCAAATCGACGACAACATGGCGCGGCACATCATTTCGTCGACGCAAAAATCGAATCGCAAGCAAACCGCTGCGTCGCAAGACCTGCCTGTCGTGGAGACTTTTCCGCAGGTTTCGAAGACTCCGGTCGCGGCCAACGAGTCAACTCCTGCGATTCAGCAGGCAACCAAGTTGCAGGTTGTAAAGGAAGTGATTCAGGAAATGGAAATCGCTCCCGAAGTTGTGCCGCAAGTTCCCGAAACGATCAACGACGTGACTCGTCCACTTCCGTCAGCACTTGACCCAGCTCAGCCGATTGTCGAATCGGAAACGGCTCCTCGTCAGTTCGAGCCCGTTTTCCGCCAGGATTCTTCGGTACAGCCAGAACGTGCTTCACTGGATCATATGCGAATGTCGCAGCCAGCCAATTCGTGGGATGAGAAACCGAGCACGATTCGAAACGTTGGTGATCATTTTTCTGCCGGTGGCGAACCGTTCGCGTTTCGCGGCCCTGGCGGTCACCCGAACTTCTTCGGCGTTGATCGTCACTCTTGTTGCGACGAGTGGGCGGGTTTGTGTAACTGCAGCGGTGGGTTGAAAAACAACCCTGGCCATCTTGGGATGCCTTGGGTACGTAGCAAGGAAAACTGCGATACCGCAACGAAGGTTTTAGGCAACCGTCGAGTGCGAAAACCAGCCAATACTTGTGGCTGTGCTGAGTGCTGCAAGTAGCAAACAAGGCAACAGAGTTAGTGTACGCCGGTTGAGAAGTGCTGAGTTCGGAGTGCTGAGACCAAAGCTGGGAGTTCCAACTTCGAAAGCTTTGGGCAGCAGGAACTCCGCACGTTCTCACCTCCTCGTCTGGCGGAAACTGATCTCCGATTGCCGGCAGTCCTCTGGCGACCGGCGGTCAAAATTTAAGCAAACGCTTCGATTCGTTCAGCAGAAACTCATGATCCATAAACGGCTCATAGCTGATATCCTGCCATCGGACTCGCCCCTGCTTATCGATCAGAAACGTACCGTGCAGAGCGAGCGATTCAAAGTCATCGTGAGCCCGGAAGGCCTTAAAGACTTCCAGCGAAGCATCCGATGCCAACCGGATCGGAAGTTCGCCGTCGTAGCTCTCCATTGACTTGCTCAAATCTTCATGGCTGTCACTGCTTATCGCAATCATCTTGATCCCTGCATCTTCAAAGTCTTTGGCTCGCGGGCCGAAGGCTTGAAGTTGTTCGGCG is part of the Mariniblastus fucicola genome and harbors:
- a CDS encoding YkgJ family cysteine cluster protein: MAKKPTEELWYKDGLKFKCSGCGDCCTGAPGFVWVNKEEIEALAKATEMEVEEFEEYFVRKIGIRKSLKEFPNGDCVFFDGANRNCNVYGARPRQCKTWPFWDSNLKSEETWAETCEGCKGSGVGKLYSLEEIETQRKVMKL
- a CDS encoding PhoH family protein, which codes for MHHKIFVLDTNVILHDARCIDHFDEHDVVIPITVLEEIDKFKRGNEDIHFQARRFMRHLDELTDSVLDVEGVPRGEGLGNLRIVLTPHIDSHIESAFISDVPDHRILNTAYLLQQEHPQQKVVLVSKDINLRMKAKSVGLVAEDYEADKIRDFEGLYTGKRLIEGITTEEIEPFFDGIGLVEKDLVKSVEAPIANENFILRNGSKSALATYLSDERSYRRVNKVSAYGIQPRNAEQTFALRALLDPNLNLVTVTGKAGTGKTLLALAAALETKPKYRQIMLARPIVPLSNQDLGFLPGDIQAKLDPYMQPLFDNLNVIRHQFGRNEQNATRIEEMLEEEQLVITPLSYIRGRSLQKMFFIIDEAQNLTPHEVKTIITRAGEGTKIVLTGDLNQIDQPYLDSMSNGLSHLINRMTGQSIYAHVTLEKGERSPLADLASELL
- a CDS encoding GNAT family N-acetyltransferase, which encodes MNISIRPSQQEEAGLIYQLRSDTRLRDMQYQPSWREYPELYVEVSLAFADQSEPAFRCWTVLIDGEFGGHISETLNQSTPDGVTISLGWNIVPEEWGKGIAPYAVRIFLNQKFECEKPVQFVAMCFESNSRCRRVLDKLGFVAESPTLRERLNNWLRTFGRHRLTKYRLTHEEWKAIHSTAG
- a CDS encoding transposase, encoding MPNHWRFVVQPNVDNQVSEFFRRLKVTHTMRWHSHCQTSGTGHLYQGRFKSFPVQDDRHLLRVMRYVERNALRANLVELAEEWKCKMLEVLGSRIRKHL